Within the Vigna angularis cultivar LongXiaoDou No.4 chromosome 10, ASM1680809v1, whole genome shotgun sequence genome, the region GTTTGGCACCACTTACTGTAAACAAAGGCTAAAAGATGTCAGCATAAAAATTGACAAACCACACGAAAAGATGATAAAGGAATGTGTTGTACCATTCTTCCTCCATCACACTACACCAACACAAAAACTGAAATTACATTACACCAACACAATCaactaaaacaacaaattgGAAATCATAACAAACATTGTCAGCATTTGTTAAACCACGacaaaaaagagaacaaaaaaataatagtcattTACTAATTCATATaattcgtgccacataaaacaacattttctaaCACTCATGGTACAGGAACATAACTGGTACcttaggcaaaataagtgggtacctggGTGCCAGTTTTTGCACAACAAGGCCAACTACGTCCATCACTCTCATTTTGGGGtgtcttgtttgttttccctcattttatctacttctaagtaatctgGAAACAATTTcgtaacatttttttaacatattcgtgccacataaaacaacattttctaaCACTCATGGTACAGGAACAGAACTGGTACCTTAGGCAAAATAAGTAGGTACCTGGGTGCCAGTTTTTGCACAACAAGGCCAACTACGTCCACCACTCTGATTTTGGGGtggcttgtttgttttccctcattttatctacttctaagtaatctgGGAACACTCATGTTAacattatttcatataattcgtgccacataaaacaacattttcaaacactcATGCTACAGGAAGAGAACTGGTACcttaggcaaaataagtgggtacctggGTGACAGTTTTTGCTCACCACGGCCAACTACGTCCACCACTCTGATTTTGGGGtggcttgtttgttttccctcattttatctacttctaagtaatctgGGAGCACTCAtgttaacattttttcaacATATTCGTGCcatataaaacaacattttcaaacactcATGCTACACGAACAGAAATGGTACCTTAGGCAATTTAAGTGGGTACCTGGGTTCTAGTTTTTGCACACCAAGACCACCTACGTCCATCACTCTCATTTTGGGGtggcttgtttgttttccctcatttcagctacttctaagtaatctgggaacaatttcttaacattttattaacaaaatcgtctcccataaaaatacattctctAGGACCCTTGGTTCACCAACATCACTGCTACCAAACCCGAATGAAGTGGGTTATTGGGTTGAAGTTTTTTGACAGCAAGGCCAACTAGGTCCATGACTACCAATCGAACAGAATTACAACAACAATGTAAGATTAACCATAGAACTTGTATAAAAATGAGTAACAGAACAACACCAAATCCAATCCAAAAACAACATCATGCACGTATTAAACCTTCATtccactgaaataaaaaaaaaaactaaccttGAGTGAACACGAGGTGTGGCGGTTGGAACAGAGACGATTGCCTACGGTGTGGGTGGGACTGACAAcccggaaaacccctctttttggtCCACCGAACAACCCACACTCCGGCGACACTCCGGCGAAGCTCCCGCGGCACTCCGGGAAAGGGACGGAACCACCTGGGACGAAGCGACACCTTCAACGCCTCCCTAGGTCGCTGGGCCGGAACGGAGGAAACACGATGTCGTGTTCGCGTCGAGCGCTCGACGTCGGAGCTGCGGCGCCGTCAAACGGAACGGGCTGGAGGCGTTCGATCTCTTCGAGACGGCTTTCAACAGTGaacggcggcactccggcaagGACTCGGTCTCTCTCTCGCTCGCTCGTcaaccctttctccaactctctcgtctCTCTGTCTAGATCACGTTTGAGCGTCTCCAATGTTTGCGCCGCTTCTCTCTCTACGaatatcatttcaaatttgGAACGCACACCCTAAGCTGCCCGTGCCCGTCCCTCGCCACGTCACACTTGCAGCAGGTTTTCTCAGAATGCAGCagctttttctctttaaaacgTGGACCGCTCGAACGCTGACACGTGTGCCGTGttcaaatgttgtcaaatttgattgttcgagtatcattttccttaaaATATTGAGTAAATAAAtcagaacaacaacaaccataataataataataataataataataataataataataataataataataataataataataataataatagtaataatttttctgttgaattaaatttctttatgcTAAACAcactatatatttttagtttttaaatatattttttattccagtaaatatgtgattttattttgttaataatttaaaaaatacaaaagaaatcaTTGGATGAATTGTTAAGATGATAACACTCATTTGAAGAAAATGGCTCAACTGCTTTTCCATATGCATAGTTGGTCAACAACCAACAACCCCATTTCTGATGTTCTTCcttctcttcatttttcaaaCGCCACCAAGTCAAAATCCACAGATCTTAAATCTTAAATTCAAAAGGTTTCTTATTCAAGAGGAGATGAAAGGACAAAATcaccaaacacaaacacaaatgtataatataatatctttaatttgaaGACAATGTTCAAACCAGAGATAATCAAAAGATAGGGAATGATGGGtgtcaaaatcaaatcaaaatctACCATaaagtaagaagaaaaaatttgaCACCATTAGTCAAAAAGATTTGGATTACTTCATTATCACTgcattttttaatcatttatcaATGAAGAAGGCTACACTTATCGGATcaaatactattattttttaaatatagttttgagcactataatgattaaaaataacacTCGTTTCAAATGGATAGCTAAACCTTAAATGTTTCATAgtaatttattagaaatattatttagtgATCACAATGTTTTTGCTATATATTATTCATGAGAAATGAGCGTTTGTGGTCCTTTTTAGCTTTAGTCCAGGATGAAAAATCAACCAGCCCATGGCAAAACTTTCTTAAAAATGCATacttttcttatcttttgtttttccaatTCCACATCATATTCAGCATCAAGAAACTTTTGTTAAACATATGATAAATGAAAGCAGtagtttgtttctttatttttaataaaactctAGCATATACTTCAAATTTTCTTGAAGATTGACAATGAAATTCTTGTCTTTCAAGGCCACCATCTCCTTCCTACTCTAGAGAGAGTAACTTGAACTCCACCTTTTCAAGATATTGCTATATTTCTTGGTAGAAACTTATAAATATGCAGAAAGAGGAATGATGAAACGTGAAAGTAAAGGTTGAGTCTTTCGcaagtttttatatatagttgGCATTGGGTGGTGCATTTACTGAAAATTAAGGAGAGGCAATGGGAAAGAGCAAGGTTCTTGTTGTGGGGGGAACTGGGTATGTGGGAAGGAGGATAGTGAAAGCAAGTCTAGAACAAGGGCATCAAACCTATGTTCTTCAACGTCCAGACTTAGGGTTAGATATCGACAAGTTGCAGATGCTGCTTTCATTCAAGAAGCAAGGTGCTCACCTTGTGGAGGCTTCTTTTTCTGATCACCAGAGCTTGGTCGATGCTGTGAAACTTGTGGATGTTGTCATTTGCACCATGTCTGGGGTTCATTTTCGCTCTCACAACTTGTTGCTGCAGCTTCAACTTGTTGAGGCCATCAAAGTTGCAGGAAATGTCAAGGTATGCATTTTTCGTGTATACTAAAACGGTGTTCTCATGGATCATATTATAGTATACTCTTTCTGTAAGTTTATTAAAACTACTTAAGCAAATATAGCATAGTTAGACAGGAAGatttaataacatatataattttcaataaattttaaggAATAAAAGAATGTGTTAAAGAAAAGTTCAAATCAATCTTACTGATAGAGTCACAGAACGTTAAGGCACGCAACCTTTCTTAAATCAGTGTTTTGTAGCCTTCAAGCCTTAAAGACAAATCAATTATAAGATGCCAAATTCAGCACCGGGTATGCTCTAAATTGGTTTAACTGCAAATGGTACACATCTGGATGGTTCTTTTAGGATGGATTAACCCGGGATAGACAATATAATTAAGACCTTAACGAAAGTTATGACATTATTTTAACCCAACAAATTAAGAAGTTTATGAATCTTCtttcaactttttcatttttacttagTCTAAGACTTTGACATAAAGTCATAAGAAAATGACGATGGAAAAAGTATGCCAGAAGAAATTACATTGGTCTGTGTATTGTGTGTAATGAGGTTTTGAGGCAAAGTGTAATTAGTGTATGCTAATTGGTGGATGTAATTTCCTGTGCTGGTTTTGAAACAACAATCTTGGTCAGGCCCAGTTCATTAACATATATAGTGTGGCTGACAACCTTATAATGAGAATAGAAATAGTATGTAGATAATTTCAAAGTTTTATGAAAATGTTATTCATTTTTGgctcaaatttataattatagtacattttcatttttacatttGAGTAGAACCGGTGAATCATTGAATATAATCTCAATCatgcatatataaaattttagataagttgaataacatattttattaatgactGTCCTGTGATAGTAAGAgcttttactttattatttcttttaagataGTTATTGTCTTTGAATCACACTTTtgtaatcaatataaaatttgtttgttgtttagcGTTTTCTGCCTTCAGAATTTGGCATGGACCCTGCACTTATGGGGCATGCACTTGAACCGGGAAGAGTGACATTCGATGAGAAAATGACTGTACGGAAAGCAATTGAAGATGCCAACATCCCTTTCACTTACATCTCTGCTAACTGCTTTGCTGGCTACTTTGTTAGTAACCTCTCTCAAATGGGGACCCTCCTCCCTCCACGAGACAAGGTCATTCTCTATGGTGATGGCAATGTCAAAGGTACACAAAATTTTAGTACAATAATAAATCTATAATGCTgttatttcttttcattatatGTGTTATTATGCACACTCTTGCTGTCATATTGTGTGAAACTTATTCATAGTTTAAGAAATTAAGATGCATTCCCATGTGGTCTAACACTTTATACTAAAGAATATCCATTCACAATGCAGCTGTTTtcatggatgaagatgatgttgCAACATACACAATCAAGACAATTGATGATCCTCGAACGCTGAACAAGACTGTATACCTAAGACCACCAGAAAACATTCTCACTCAAAGACAGCTAATTGAGAAGTGGGAGAAGCTCATAGGGAAGCAACTAGAGAAGTCCAGCATAAATGAACAAGATTTTCTTGCTTCCATGAAAGGTAACAGTACACCCGGAAGAGAAAGTACTAAACTTTTTGTAgtaattcttttatttcaacAAAAATGACTTTGGTTAATTCCAGGTTTGGACTATGCAACACAAGTGGGAGTGGGGCATTTCTACCATATTTTCTATGAAGGGTGTTTGACAAACTTTGAAATAGGAGAAGGTGGAGAAGAAGCTTCAACACTTTATCCAGAGGTGAATTACACTCGCATGGATGAATACCTTAAAGTGTATGTGTGATGAGATTATAGGCATGAATAAAGTGTAAGTTAGACCAACCAAAAAATTGGGAGCTggtataataaaattattgaggAGAGATAACGATGACCTCACTTGCAAGagattctattttt harbors:
- the LOC108335182 gene encoding isoflavone reductase homolog, giving the protein MGKSKVLVVGGTGYVGRRIVKASLEQGHQTYVLQRPDLGLDIDKLQMLLSFKKQGAHLVEASFSDHQSLVDAVKLVDVVICTMSGVHFRSHNLLLQLQLVEAIKVAGNVKRFLPSEFGMDPALMGHALEPGRVTFDEKMTVRKAIEDANIPFTYISANCFAGYFVSNLSQMGTLLPPRDKVILYGDGNVKAVFMDEDDVATYTIKTIDDPRTLNKTVYLRPPENILTQRQLIEKWEKLIGKQLEKSSINEQDFLASMKGLDYATQVGVGHFYHIFYEGCLTNFEIGEGGEEASTLYPEVNYTRMDEYLKVYV